In the genome of Paracoccus tegillarcae, one region contains:
- a CDS encoding sarcosine oxidase subunit beta family protein, protein MTHFSAMSLLKNALTGHKNWPEQWPEAQPRAEYDVVIVGAGGHGLGAAYYLAKEHGITNVAVIEKGWLGGGNTGRNTTIIRSNYLYDESAKLYDHALDLWENLSTELNYNVMYSKRGVMMLAHNVHDVQSFQRHIHANRLNGVDNRWLTPAEAKKFCPPLNIAPDARYPVMGAALQQRAGTARHDAVAWGYARAAAKRGVDIIQNCPVIAIRRGPDGSVEGVDTAKGFIKAKKVAVSAAGHTSVVMESAGVRMPLESYPLQALVSEPVKPVFPCVVMSNTVHAYISQSDKGELVIGSGTDQYTSYSQRGGLPLIEHTVAAICEVFPIFTRMRMLRKWGGIVDVTPDRSAILGKTPVKGLYVNCGWGTGGFKATPGAAHTLAWTVAKDEPHPINAPFTLERFTTGRLIDEAAAAAVAH, encoded by the coding sequence ATGACCCATTTTTCCGCGATGTCGCTGCTTAAGAACGCTTTGACGGGACACAAGAACTGGCCCGAACAATGGCCCGAGGCCCAGCCCAGGGCGGAATATGACGTCGTCATCGTGGGTGCTGGCGGTCATGGTCTGGGGGCCGCTTACTATCTCGCCAAGGAACACGGCATCACCAATGTCGCGGTGATCGAGAAGGGTTGGCTTGGTGGCGGCAATACGGGTCGTAACACCACGATCATCAGGTCGAATTACCTCTATGACGAAAGCGCCAAGCTTTACGATCATGCTCTGGACCTGTGGGAGAACCTGTCGACCGAGCTGAACTATAACGTCATGTATTCCAAGCGCGGCGTGATGATGCTGGCGCATAACGTGCATGACGTGCAGTCCTTCCAGCGCCATATCCATGCCAACCGTCTGAACGGCGTGGACAACCGCTGGCTTACGCCGGCGGAGGCCAAGAAATTCTGCCCGCCACTGAACATTGCGCCCGATGCGCGCTATCCGGTGATGGGCGCAGCGCTGCAACAGCGCGCCGGCACCGCGCGACACGATGCGGTGGCCTGGGGGTATGCGCGGGCGGCGGCGAAACGGGGCGTGGACATCATCCAGAATTGCCCCGTCATCGCGATCCGGCGCGGCCCAGATGGTTCGGTCGAAGGGGTCGATACCGCCAAGGGTTTCATCAAGGCCAAGAAGGTCGCAGTTTCCGCAGCCGGTCACACATCGGTCGTGATGGAAAGCGCGGGGGTGCGGATGCCGCTGGAAAGCTATCCATTGCAGGCGCTGGTCAGCGAGCCGGTCAAGCCGGTCTTTCCCTGTGTCGTGATGTCGAACACCGTGCACGCCTATATCAGCCAGTCCGACAAGGGCGAGCTGGTCATCGGCTCGGGCACCGACCAATACACCAGCTATTCGCAACGGGGTGGCCTGCCGCTGATCGAACATACCGTGGCCGCGATTTGCGAAGTGTTTCCGATTTTCACGCGAATGCGGATGCTGCGCAAATGGGGCGGCATCGTTGATGTGACACCTGACCGTTCGGCCATCCTGGGCAAGACGCCGGTCAAAGGGCTTTACGTCAATTGCGGCTGGGGCACGGGCGGCTTCAAGGCCACGCCGGGGGCTGCACATACGCTGGCCTGGACCGTCGCCAAGGATGAGCCGCACCCGATCAATGCACCCTTCACGCTGGAACGGTTCACCACCGGTCGTCTGATCGACGAAGCCGCCGCTGCCGCCGTCGCGCATTAA
- a CDS encoding sarcosine oxidase subunit delta produces the protein MLLIHCPYCDDTLPELEFAYAGEAHIARPVDPSALSDEEWRDFLFIRTNVKGVHAERWRHINGCGRFFNALRDTVSDQFLTTYKAGEKRPDLNRLEAAE, from the coding sequence ATGCTTTTGATCCATTGCCCCTATTGCGACGACACGCTGCCAGAGCTGGAATTTGCCTATGCCGGCGAGGCGCATATCGCCCGCCCGGTCGATCCGTCGGCGCTGAGCGACGAGGAATGGCGCGATTTTCTGTTCATCCGTACCAACGTCAAGGGTGTGCATGCCGAACGCTGGCGGCACATCAACGGCTGCGGACGGTTCTTCAACGCGCTGCGCGACACCGTCTCTGACCAGTTCCTGACCACCTACAAGGCGGGCGAGAAGCGCCCGGACCTCAACAGACTGGAGGCTGCGGAATGA